GACTTTCCCCTCATGATCCATATCAGTAAAGGCCTGTGGGCCGGCGTGATTGCGGCCACGTTCGGCGAATTGCCGGATTCAACCGATCCGCTGTTGCAGAAGTATAAAAAGGAAGCTTTTGATAAATTTGCCGCCAAGGACGAACGCTGGGGATTATTCTACTATGCCGGGATCCTCTTTGCCGAACCGCTGGTGGAGGGTCTCAAGCGTGTCGGCCGGGATCTGACACGGGAGAAACTGGTGCAGACCATGGAGGGACTTTCCAATTTTAAGGGAATCGGCGGAAGCATCAGCTACAAACCCTTTGATCCCAAAGATCCCATGTCCCGGCAGGGCATGAAGGAAGTTTTCCTGGTTCAATGCGAAGCGGACGGAAAGGGCAAGAAACTCACCGACTGGATGGAGATCAAATAACAGGATCCAGGGGTCGGGGTTCAGGGGCCAGGAAAAGGCAATTGGGCTGAAGGTGGATAGACTGAAGGCTGAAGGTTTATCAAATTTATAAAGTGACAAGTGAATAGTGACGAGTGACGAGAAAAAACCGGGCGTCTGATCCTTGTCACTTGTCACTCGTTACTCGTCACTTTCACCTTCTAAAGGAATTTGCTACGGACAACTGACAACGGACATCGCACGTTTCGCGAAATTCGCTATAGGAACCAATTGTGGATTTTTTTCAAGTCGACAATCTTTCGATCTCATTCGGCGGCCTGATGGCCCTGGACGATATTTCCTTCAAGGCAGCGCAGGGTGAAATACTTGCCATTATCGGCCCCAACGGCGCCGGCAAGACCACCCTGTTTAACTGTATCAACGGCATCTACCGCCCAAACAAAGGGCAGATCCGCTTTAAGGGACAATCCATCCAGGGCCGAAAACCGGATAGAATCGCCCGGATGAAAATTGCCCGCACCTTTCAAAACATCGAGCTTTTCAGCCACTTGAACACCATGGAAAATATCATGCTGGGGCGCCACATTTACATCAAAACCGGCCTCATCCGGGGCGCTTTGATGTGGGGCAGGCGCTCCTTTGCCGGCCGGGAAGAGATTATACACCGGCGCAAGGTTGAGGAAATCATCGACCTGCTGGATCTTCAGTCCGTTCGAAACAAGCTGGTGGGGGGTCTTCCTTACGGCACCCAGAAGCAGATTGAACTGGCCAGGGCCCTGGCCCTGGAACCGGAGCTGCTATTGCTGGACGAACCCTGCGCCGGCATGAATTCGGAGGAAAAGCAGGACATGATCTTCTGGGTCAAAGATATCCAGGATGAACTGGGTGTCACCATCCTGCTGATCGAGCACGAC
This is a stretch of genomic DNA from Desulfobacterales bacterium. It encodes these proteins:
- a CDS encoding ABC transporter ATP-binding protein; translation: MDFFQVDNLSISFGGLMALDDISFKAAQGEILAIIGPNGAGKTTLFNCINGIYRPNKGQIRFKGQSIQGRKPDRIARMKIARTFQNIELFSHLNTMENIMLGRHIYIKTGLIRGALMWGRRSFAGREEIIHRRKVEEIIDLLDLQSVRNKLVGGLPYGTQKQIELARALALEPELLLLDEPCAGMNSEEKQDMIFWVKDIQDELGVTILLIEHDMNMVMDISDRIIVLNFGSKIAEGPPRAVQQHPEVLKAYLGEEELERTAPN